Proteins encoded in a region of the Bubalus bubalis isolate 160015118507 breed Murrah chromosome 9, NDDB_SH_1, whole genome shotgun sequence genome:
- the SIRT6 gene encoding NAD-dependent protein deacetylase sirtuin-6 isoform X1, whose translation MSVNYAAGLSPYADKGKCGLPEVFDPPEELEQKVWELAQLIWQSSSVVFHTGAGISTASGIPDFRGPHGVWTMEERGLAPKFDTTFENAQPTKTHMALVQLERVGLLRFLVSQNVDGLHVRSGFPRDKLAELHGNMFVEECVKCKTQYVRDTVVGSMGLKPTGRLCTVAKSRGLRACRGELRDTILDWEDSLPDRDLTLADEASRNADLSITLGTSLQIRPSGNLPLATKRRGGRLVIINLQPTKHDRHADLRIHGYVDEVMTRLMKHLGLEIPAWDGPHVVERALPPLPRPPAPKLGPKEEASPQLNSPVPASPKQEPTAEPCAQHNGSGPTSPKRERPDSPSPHRPPKRVKTEVVPS comes from the exons GTCTTCGACCCCCCCGAGGAGTTGGAGCAGAAGGTGTGGGAGCTGGCACAGCTCATCTGGCAGTCTTCCAGTGTGGTGTTCCACACAGGCGCAGGCATCAGCACTGCCTCAGGCATCCCCGACTTCAG GGGCCCCCATGGCGTCTGGACGATGGAGGAGCGGGGCCTGGCCCCCAAGTTCGACACCACCTTCGAGAACGCCCAGCCCACAAAGACCCACATGGCGCTGGTCCAGCTGGAGCGTGTGGGCCTCCTGCGCTTCCTGGTCAGCCAGAACGTGGACGGACTGCACGTGCGCTCCGGCTTCCCCAG agACAAGCTGGCAGAGCTCCACGGAAACATGTTTGTAGAAGAATGTGTCAAGTGTAAGAC GCAGTATGTCCGGGACACTGTGGTGGGCAGCATGGGCCTGAAACCCACGGGCCGGCTCTGCACCGTGGCCAAGTCCAGAGGGCTGCGGGCCTGCAG GGGGGAGCTGAGAGATACCatcctggattgggaggattcCCTGCCTGACCGGGACCTCACCTTGGCCGACGAGGCCAGCAG GAATGCAGACCTGTCCATCACACTGGGCACCTCCCTGCAAATCCGGCCCAGTGGGAACCTTCCCCTCGCCACCAAGCGCCGTGGAGGTCGCCTGGTCATCATCAACCTTCAGCCCACCAAGCAC GACCGCCACGCAGACCTGCGAATCCACGGTTATGTTGATGAGGTCATGACGCGGCTCATGAAACACCTGGGCCTGGAGATCCCAGCCTGGGACGGCCCCCACGTGGTGGAGAGGGCACTGCCGCCCCTGCCACGCCCACCTGCCCCCAAGCTGGGGCCCAAGGAGGAGGCCTCCCCCCAGCTCAACAGCCCAGTGCCTGCCAGCCCCAAGCAGGAACCCACAGCTGAGCCCTGCGCCCAGCACAATGGTTCTGGACCCACCAGCCCCAAAAGGGAGCGGCCGGACAGCCCTTCCCCTCACAGGCCTCCCAAAAGAGTGAAGACCGAGGTGGTTCCTAGCTGA
- the SIRT6 gene encoding NAD-dependent protein deacetylase sirtuin-6 isoform X2: protein MRTRASAVYPRGPHGVWTMEERGLAPKFDTTFENAQPTKTHMALVQLERVGLLRFLVSQNVDGLHVRSGFPRDKLAELHGNMFVEECVKCKTQYVRDTVVGSMGLKPTGRLCTVAKSRGLRACRGELRDTILDWEDSLPDRDLTLADEASRNADLSITLGTSLQIRPSGNLPLATKRRGGRLVIINLQPTKHDRHADLRIHGYVDEVMTRLMKHLGLEIPAWDGPHVVERALPPLPRPPAPKLGPKEEASPQLNSPVPASPKQEPTAEPCAQHNGSGPTSPKRERPDSPSPHRPPKRVKTEVVPS, encoded by the exons GGGCCCCCATGGCGTCTGGACGATGGAGGAGCGGGGCCTGGCCCCCAAGTTCGACACCACCTTCGAGAACGCCCAGCCCACAAAGACCCACATGGCGCTGGTCCAGCTGGAGCGTGTGGGCCTCCTGCGCTTCCTGGTCAGCCAGAACGTGGACGGACTGCACGTGCGCTCCGGCTTCCCCAG agACAAGCTGGCAGAGCTCCACGGAAACATGTTTGTAGAAGAATGTGTCAAGTGTAAGAC GCAGTATGTCCGGGACACTGTGGTGGGCAGCATGGGCCTGAAACCCACGGGCCGGCTCTGCACCGTGGCCAAGTCCAGAGGGCTGCGGGCCTGCAG GGGGGAGCTGAGAGATACCatcctggattgggaggattcCCTGCCTGACCGGGACCTCACCTTGGCCGACGAGGCCAGCAG GAATGCAGACCTGTCCATCACACTGGGCACCTCCCTGCAAATCCGGCCCAGTGGGAACCTTCCCCTCGCCACCAAGCGCCGTGGAGGTCGCCTGGTCATCATCAACCTTCAGCCCACCAAGCAC GACCGCCACGCAGACCTGCGAATCCACGGTTATGTTGATGAGGTCATGACGCGGCTCATGAAACACCTGGGCCTGGAGATCCCAGCCTGGGACGGCCCCCACGTGGTGGAGAGGGCACTGCCGCCCCTGCCACGCCCACCTGCCCCCAAGCTGGGGCCCAAGGAGGAGGCCTCCCCCCAGCTCAACAGCCCAGTGCCTGCCAGCCCCAAGCAGGAACCCACAGCTGAGCCCTGCGCCCAGCACAATGGTTCTGGACCCACCAGCCCCAAAAGGGAGCGGCCGGACAGCCCTTCCCCTCACAGGCCTCCCAAAAGAGTGAAGACCGAGGTGGTTCCTAGCTGA